A region from the Arcanobacterium buesumense genome encodes:
- a CDS encoding ROK family transcriptional regulator has translation MEKSLKNMTINHFTHSMRSPVGTGIEKVRNYNLSLLARAAITSNTPLSRADLAATTKLNKSTVTRLVDTLIHYGILVEQPTERTTSAGRPSVPLSAAAHTHVAIGAEISDSSVRTCIVDLRGKILSEHIHEFIDQPLPENVFPLLVNSLKKHEKQIRSSHMNLVGITCGFPGLVSENDGVLFSAPSMSWKNISLPDMLNEFTNSNPYRVHFENSINLEGFNELIHLRRHNDSKNSFLYISGSSGIGSAIVRDGVIYTGARGFAGEIGHIAVTENDVICSCGSTGCLETVAGRRYIMRQAGFPGDAPIAHLYAALHRKDPQALTAMSNVGTILGKAIAASLNLFDLPEVRLGGIFADLFPHMKKELQAEIDERVLTSTLKQIQVSKSLGDERAASEGGAWRMLLNFIDSPDTWTVPDSYALTYYDVDQTPEVMI, from the coding sequence TTGGAAAAGAGCTTAAAAAATATGACAATAAACCACTTCACACACTCTATGCGTTCCCCTGTCGGTACTGGCATTGAAAAAGTTAGGAACTACAACCTATCGCTCCTAGCTCGAGCGGCTATTACATCAAACACTCCCTTATCTCGTGCCGATCTTGCCGCTACAACAAAACTCAATAAGTCCACTGTCACACGTCTCGTCGACACATTGATTCACTATGGAATTCTTGTCGAACAACCAACAGAGCGTACAACTAGCGCAGGCCGTCCTTCTGTACCTCTAAGCGCAGCCGCACACACCCACGTCGCAATAGGAGCCGAAATTTCAGACTCTTCCGTTCGAACGTGTATCGTCGATTTACGCGGAAAAATCTTATCGGAACATATTCACGAATTTATTGACCAGCCCTTACCGGAAAACGTTTTTCCACTCTTGGTCAACAGCCTAAAAAAGCATGAAAAACAAATCCGTTCGAGCCACATGAATCTTGTAGGCATAACTTGCGGATTTCCTGGCCTCGTCTCGGAAAACGACGGAGTACTATTTTCTGCTCCTTCAATGTCATGGAAAAACATTTCTCTTCCGGACATGCTTAATGAGTTCACCAACTCAAACCCATATAGAGTTCATTTTGAAAACTCTATAAATCTCGAGGGATTTAATGAACTAATCCACTTGCGACGTCATAACGATTCAAAAAATAGCTTTCTATATATTTCCGGTTCCTCCGGTATCGGATCAGCAATAGTCCGTGACGGTGTTATCTATACTGGTGCTCGTGGATTTGCGGGAGAAATTGGACATATAGCTGTCACTGAAAATGACGTTATTTGCTCTTGTGGCTCTACCGGCTGTCTTGAAACTGTCGCTGGACGCCGCTATATCATGAGACAAGCTGGCTTTCCTGGTGATGCACCAATAGCCCACTTATATGCCGCTTTACATAGAAAAGATCCACAAGCCTTAACAGCAATGAGTAACGTTGGAACGATTCTAGGAAAAGCGATTGCCGCAAGCCTAAATCTTTTTGACCTACCTGAAGTACGCCTTGGTGGAATATTTGCTGACTTATTCCCTCATATGAAAAAAGAACTACAAGCAGAAATTGATGAACGCGTACTAACAAGCACGCTTAAACAAATACAGGTTTCAAAATCTTTAGGCGATGAACGAGCAGCATCAGAAGGCGGAGCATGGCGAATGTTGCTTAATTTTATCGATTCTCCAGATACATGGACCGTTCCAGATTCTTACGCACTAACCTATTACGATGTCGACCAAACTCCTGAAGTAATGATTTAA
- a CDS encoding xylulokinase produces MRELVAGVDSSTQSCKVMIRDAHTGALVRSGVAHHQTGTEVSPEVWERALHEAIYQAGGLEDVKSLAVAGQQHGMVTLDEHGEVVRNAILWNDTRSAQDADDLISELGDGDYSEGKKKFVERTGIVPVASFTITKLRWLAREEPQSLARTRAVCLPHDWLTWKLRNTTDLDLLATDRSDVSGTGYASSSAENYDRQLLGLALKSQESANDLILPNIGKPNEIIGTMRNGKKKISLAAGCGDNAGAALGLSIGTGEAVLSIGTSGVVSLVSDKPVKDITGAVAGFADASGRYLPLVATLNASRVVDAYANLLGVSHREFDRLALSAPPGAEGLVCIPYLEGERTPNLPHASGELYGIRNNNLSPSNVARAAIEGMLCGVSEGIHAMRSLGVDISQVTLIGGGARSEAVRRIAPIVLGMPVKVPERGEYVADGAALQAAWAYFGQKHPPVWTPRLSSEFSGTYHPFILERYRNIALSVQERKLKYFHG; encoded by the coding sequence ATGCGTGAGCTAGTTGCAGGTGTTGATTCCTCAACCCAGTCATGTAAGGTCATGATCAGAGATGCACATACTGGCGCACTCGTGCGCTCTGGTGTGGCACATCATCAAACGGGAACAGAGGTATCTCCTGAAGTTTGGGAAAGAGCTTTACATGAAGCGATTTATCAAGCAGGTGGATTAGAAGACGTCAAGTCACTTGCTGTTGCGGGGCAACAGCATGGAATGGTCACTCTTGATGAACATGGTGAAGTGGTGCGAAATGCGATCTTGTGGAACGATACTCGTTCGGCTCAAGATGCGGATGATCTTATTTCTGAATTAGGTGATGGTGACTATTCAGAAGGAAAGAAAAAGTTTGTTGAACGCACGGGGATAGTTCCGGTTGCTTCTTTTACGATAACTAAGTTGCGTTGGTTGGCAAGAGAAGAACCTCAATCGTTAGCCCGAACAAGAGCTGTCTGCTTACCGCATGATTGGCTTACCTGGAAATTACGGAACACGACAGATCTAGACTTGTTAGCAACTGATCGGTCAGATGTTTCAGGTACTGGCTATGCTTCATCTTCGGCAGAGAATTATGATCGTCAGCTCTTAGGTTTAGCCTTAAAATCACAAGAGTCTGCCAACGATCTGATATTGCCAAACATTGGAAAACCCAATGAGATCATCGGAACGATGAGGAATGGCAAAAAGAAAATAAGCTTGGCTGCTGGGTGTGGTGACAATGCTGGAGCCGCACTGGGTCTTTCGATTGGCACTGGAGAAGCAGTGCTTTCAATTGGTACATCAGGAGTAGTGTCTTTAGTAAGCGATAAACCGGTTAAAGATATTACGGGTGCGGTTGCTGGATTTGCTGATGCTTCAGGCAGATATTTGCCACTGGTGGCTACATTGAACGCATCTCGAGTTGTAGATGCATATGCGAATTTATTAGGTGTTAGTCATCGTGAGTTTGATCGATTGGCCTTGAGTGCTCCACCGGGAGCAGAAGGATTAGTTTGTATACCGTATTTAGAAGGAGAGCGGACGCCGAATTTACCTCATGCGAGTGGTGAGCTTTACGGTATAAGGAATAATAATCTTTCACCATCAAATGTTGCTCGCGCAGCTATTGAAGGAATGCTCTGCGGGGTGAGCGAAGGCATCCATGCAATGCGGAGTTTGGGTGTGGATATTTCCCAAGTTACTCTCATTGGTGGTGGGGCAAGATCAGAAGCGGTGCGTCGCATTGCGCCAATTGTTCTTGGAATGCCGGTAAAAGTCCCGGAACGCGGTGAATATGTAGCAGACGGAGCTGCTTTGCAGGCTGCATGGGCATATTTTGGGCAGAAACATCCGCCAGTTTGGACACCACGTCTTTCCTCGGAGTTTTCGGGAACATACCATCCATTCATATTAGAGCGCTATCGCAATATTGCGCTGTCGGTACAAGAAAGAAAGCTGAAATATTTTCATGGTTAA
- the rarD gene encoding EamA family transporter RarD — protein MSSRGVVISLLSSVAFAMFSFFAAFTAPLTGVELWAWRMIMTVPGVLIVLVMTHRFSWFTNEVRRVREEPKKLLAYAFCAPMLAAQMWLFGWAPQVGRTLEVGMGYFLMPLVMVVIGKVFYGERMTRLMVVATVIATMAVAYEAWRSGGIGPVASFIAFGYPAYFVVRRHFETDGVGALAWEMTLALPISLWVALSGHSIQAVFSSVTLVAVLLFLGALSVFGVISYVLAVKWLPYGIFGLLSYVEPVLVIVVALVLGERIDPTQWWTYLGIWLAVFLLGVDGVIALSKRVRWSVPAVRPWRRRGPRKPRTEPDSWARLFRNRKGKIVEKSR, from the coding sequence ATGTCTAGTCGCGGCGTCGTCATCTCATTGTTGTCCTCCGTCGCTTTTGCGATGTTTTCATTTTTCGCAGCGTTTACTGCCCCGCTCACCGGTGTGGAGTTATGGGCCTGGCGCATGATTATGACTGTCCCAGGTGTCCTTATTGTTTTGGTGATGACACATCGTTTTTCGTGGTTCACTAATGAGGTTCGACGGGTGCGTGAAGAACCCAAGAAGCTTCTTGCCTACGCTTTTTGTGCTCCGATGCTAGCTGCACAAATGTGGCTTTTTGGTTGGGCGCCGCAGGTGGGGCGAACGCTAGAAGTTGGTATGGGCTATTTTCTGATGCCACTGGTGATGGTGGTTATTGGCAAAGTTTTCTACGGTGAGCGCATGACTCGGCTCATGGTTGTGGCGACTGTTATTGCTACGATGGCGGTGGCGTATGAGGCGTGGCGTTCCGGTGGTATTGGTCCGGTCGCGTCTTTTATTGCTTTTGGCTATCCGGCATATTTTGTGGTTCGCCGTCATTTTGAGACTGATGGTGTTGGGGCGCTTGCGTGGGAAATGACGTTGGCGTTACCGATATCATTATGGGTTGCGTTGAGTGGTCATTCGATTCAGGCGGTGTTTTCGTCAGTGACGCTCGTGGCGGTTTTATTGTTCTTGGGTGCCCTGTCAGTTTTTGGCGTTATCTCTTATGTTTTGGCGGTTAAGTGGCTCCCGTATGGGATTTTTGGGTTGTTGTCCTATGTGGAGCCAGTGTTAGTTATTGTGGTGGCGTTGGTTTTGGGTGAGCGGATTGATCCAACCCAGTGGTGGACATACTTGGGGATCTGGTTGGCTGTTTTCTTGCTTGGCGTTGACGGCGTTATTGCGTTGTCTAAGCGGGTGCGGTGGTCCGTTCCGGCGGTTCGTCCTTGGCGACGACGAGGACCGCGCAAGCCTCGTACGGAACCGGATTCGTGGGCTAGGTTGTTCCGTAATCGTAAAGGGAAGATTGTGGAGAAGTCCCGCTAA
- a CDS encoding sugar ABC transporter ATP-binding protein, which produces MSEKKMPVSKVGFQAVNLTKHFAGVPALAGISFDLKPGEIVGLVGHNGAGKSTLLKVLAGAHKYDGGELYLDGKSVVFNSPAEAISHGVSTVYQELSLIPNLTVQENIWLGRELSGIAGLRKAEMRKFAQQMLDEFHLEMDVDRSLGSYPVAARQMLEIAIAATKNTKYLLLDEPTTSLEGEQIGRLLDYVKDIAKRKNVGVLLVDHKLDELYEVAHRIVALVDGKVILDADAESISHEEVVRAIVGDDIADAQEKGMDTTRIGKTSGEVILSVSDVHGPHLQGVSFDAREGQIVGLYGLVGAGRTELLRSLIGVEPVYSGEVELFRERYIPKNPADAMKCGFAYLTEERKIDGIVPGMSSPQNIALPIVTQFSTGGWINNARLSKMTSEFLNRLHVRGNTQGPIVALSGGNQQKVLIARTLAQQPKILLLDEPTKGVDIGVKSEIHSLLKSMVADEGMTLIVSSSEEEEILELADVVTVFAHGKTVASEIPVEDLTVAKLRELAWIATTESIS; this is translated from the coding sequence ATGAGTGAGAAGAAGATGCCCGTTTCTAAAGTTGGATTTCAGGCGGTGAATTTAACAAAACATTTCGCAGGCGTGCCAGCCTTGGCGGGCATCTCCTTCGATCTAAAGCCTGGTGAAATTGTTGGTTTGGTAGGGCATAATGGTGCTGGCAAGTCTACGTTATTGAAAGTTCTGGCAGGAGCTCATAAGTATGACGGAGGCGAGCTTTATCTTGATGGAAAGTCAGTGGTTTTTAATAGTCCCGCTGAAGCTATTAGTCACGGTGTGAGCACTGTCTATCAAGAACTATCGCTGATACCTAATTTAACGGTTCAAGAAAATATTTGGCTTGGAAGGGAACTATCTGGCATAGCTGGGTTACGAAAAGCAGAGATGCGCAAGTTTGCCCAACAAATGTTGGATGAGTTTCACCTAGAAATGGATGTTGATCGTTCGTTAGGTTCTTATCCAGTTGCAGCTCGACAAATGCTAGAAATAGCTATTGCAGCGACCAAAAATACTAAGTATCTGTTACTGGATGAACCTACGACTTCCCTTGAAGGCGAGCAGATCGGTAGGTTACTTGATTACGTCAAAGATATTGCGAAGCGTAAGAATGTTGGCGTATTGCTTGTTGATCATAAGTTAGATGAGTTGTATGAAGTCGCACACCGGATTGTAGCTTTAGTAGATGGCAAAGTAATCCTTGATGCTGACGCTGAATCAATTTCGCATGAAGAAGTAGTTCGGGCGATCGTTGGTGATGATATTGCAGATGCACAAGAAAAAGGTATGGATACTACACGAATAGGGAAAACTAGTGGTGAAGTAATCTTATCTGTTTCAGATGTTCATGGCCCTCATTTGCAGGGTGTCTCATTCGATGCGCGAGAAGGGCAGATCGTTGGGCTATACGGCTTAGTTGGTGCGGGACGTACTGAACTATTGCGCTCGCTTATCGGTGTTGAGCCGGTATATTCGGGTGAAGTTGAACTTTTCCGGGAGCGGTATATTCCTAAAAATCCGGCAGATGCGATGAAATGTGGTTTTGCGTATCTTACTGAGGAACGAAAAATCGATGGCATAGTTCCAGGAATGTCAAGCCCTCAAAATATTGCATTGCCAATTGTAACTCAGTTTTCAACAGGGGGGTGGATCAATAATGCCCGTTTATCAAAAATGACATCAGAATTTTTGAACCGATTACACGTTCGAGGTAATACGCAGGGGCCGATTGTTGCTCTGTCTGGAGGGAACCAACAAAAGGTCTTAATTGCGCGAACATTAGCTCAGCAACCTAAAATTTTGTTATTAGACGAGCCGACAAAAGGTGTAGATATTGGAGTAAAGTCGGAAATCCATTCGCTACTCAAATCAATGGTTGCTGATGAGGGAATGACACTCATCGTATCGTCTTCTGAAGAGGAAGAAATCCTTGAATTAGCAGATGTAGTGACAGTTTTTGCGCACGGTAAAACGGTTGCAAGTGAGATTCCTGTTGAGGACCTAACTGTTGCAAAACTTCGTGAGTTGGCCTGGATTGCAACAACAGAGTCAATAAGTTGA
- a CDS encoding class C sortase, whose amino-acid sequence MMGRIIVDKADLDLPIYHGATTQNLLKGSAHLEGTSLPIGGIGTRTVIIGHRGLASAEMFTHLDRLEEGDLFSINILGRVYSYKVIDIQVVSPEESDSIRPVEGKDLATLITCKPLGINSHRILVTGERVDPTPAVEEGRATSASYLPRFPWLLLGGAVLILMSLGSITHSAIGIWKEKKKQ is encoded by the coding sequence ATCATGGGTCGAATCATCGTAGACAAAGCAGACCTTGATCTACCCATCTATCACGGTGCAACAACACAAAACTTACTTAAAGGTTCTGCCCATCTTGAAGGCACATCACTACCAATTGGCGGAATAGGCACCCGAACAGTTATTATTGGACATCGCGGTTTAGCTAGTGCCGAAATGTTTACCCACCTTGACCGGCTAGAAGAAGGTGACTTATTTTCCATAAATATTTTAGGAAGAGTGTATTCCTATAAAGTTATCGACATACAAGTCGTTTCCCCAGAAGAATCAGATTCAATCCGTCCGGTAGAAGGAAAAGATCTGGCAACACTCATCACATGCAAACCGCTGGGCATTAACAGCCACCGAATCCTTGTTACTGGTGAACGAGTAGACCCCACTCCGGCAGTTGAAGAGGGCCGAGCAACCAGTGCCTCGTACCTGCCACGATTCCCGTGGTTGCTCCTTGGTGGAGCAGTCCTGATTCTCATGTCGCTAGGAAGCATCACCCACTCAGCTATTGGAATATGGAAAGAAAAAAAGAAACAATAG
- a CDS encoding BCCT family transporter encodes MDSEDNNDMKPIDPTSSATSELAAILSVEHEINAADIQEKPIELASETDDTTIAWSVVIPAMILVLGVVVWGLAAPETFSNASSVAFSWVLNNLGWAFVLFTTIFVAFVVIIAASKFGTIRLGAADEQPEFSNSSWIAMMFAAGMGIGLMFYGASEPLAFYRDGVPGHNAHEVGTAMATAMFHWTLHPWAMYAIVGLAIGYSTYRVGRRQLISATFTPLIGEKHANGFVGKAIDSLSIFATVFGTACSLGLGALQIRAGLTASGFIEDPGTGMIITIVVVLTLAFLLSAMSGVGKGIRILSNVNMVFAAALAIFVFVLGPTIIQLNLLPGSLGAYASQFFEMAGRTASAADGTAGDWISAWTIFYWAWWVSWSPFVGMFIARISRGRTIREFCTGVLLVPAGLSTVWFAIFGGSAISMEQAGQSIYADGVPESQLFNLLHSLPGGFVMGIVAVLLLATFFITSADSASTVMGSLSQGGRANATPWLTGAWGLVTAMIGLTLLVSGGDQALHSIQSVTIVAATPFLFVVFALMFSIVKDLRSDVIYLDQREQERFNRQLAIERRHVREREEIQQAKKRMARMKHPTGKGAAKSAAKAADKVATKAGRK; translated from the coding sequence ATGGATAGTGAAGATAACAATGATATGAAACCAATAGATCCAACGTCGAGTGCGACGTCGGAACTAGCTGCAATTCTATCTGTTGAGCATGAAATCAATGCTGCAGATATACAAGAAAAACCAATCGAATTAGCGTCCGAAACGGACGACACCACCATCGCGTGGTCCGTGGTTATCCCGGCCATGATCCTCGTGCTCGGCGTGGTCGTATGGGGTTTGGCTGCACCCGAAACCTTTTCGAATGCGTCTAGCGTCGCCTTCTCCTGGGTACTCAATAATCTAGGTTGGGCATTCGTTTTGTTCACCACCATTTTCGTGGCGTTCGTCGTCATTATCGCGGCGTCGAAATTTGGAACAATCCGATTAGGCGCGGCTGATGAACAGCCCGAATTCTCCAATTCTTCGTGGATCGCAATGATGTTCGCTGCCGGTATGGGTATCGGCTTGATGTTCTACGGAGCTTCGGAACCACTCGCGTTCTATCGTGACGGCGTTCCCGGGCATAATGCTCACGAAGTTGGAACAGCTATGGCAACAGCCATGTTCCACTGGACCCTCCACCCGTGGGCAATGTATGCCATTGTTGGTCTTGCTATCGGTTATTCGACTTACCGAGTAGGTCGCCGTCAGCTTATCTCCGCCACCTTCACCCCGCTTATTGGGGAAAAGCACGCCAATGGTTTTGTTGGTAAAGCAATTGATTCGCTATCAATTTTCGCGACCGTTTTCGGAACCGCATGTTCCCTAGGTTTGGGTGCTCTGCAGATCCGAGCAGGTCTTACTGCCTCTGGTTTTATCGAGGATCCGGGTACCGGCATGATCATCACGATCGTCGTCGTCCTCACCCTCGCTTTCCTACTTTCGGCGATGTCCGGTGTTGGCAAGGGTATTCGTATCTTGTCGAATGTCAACATGGTTTTTGCGGCTGCGCTCGCGATCTTCGTGTTTGTTCTTGGCCCAACAATCATCCAGCTCAACCTTCTTCCTGGCTCACTAGGTGCATACGCTTCCCAGTTCTTCGAGATGGCTGGTCGAACCGCTTCGGCTGCAGACGGCACTGCCGGTGACTGGATTTCGGCATGGACGATCTTCTATTGGGCATGGTGGGTTTCTTGGTCACCATTCGTAGGTATGTTTATTGCCCGTATTTCTCGTGGGCGTACGATCCGTGAGTTCTGTACTGGAGTTTTGCTCGTACCTGCCGGTCTTTCTACCGTATGGTTTGCTATTTTTGGTGGCAGTGCTATTTCGATGGAGCAGGCGGGACAAAGTATTTATGCCGACGGCGTTCCCGAGTCGCAACTGTTCAACTTGCTTCATTCGCTCCCTGGCGGTTTCGTGATGGGTATTGTTGCTGTGCTTTTGCTTGCCACATTCTTTATCACGTCAGCTGATTCAGCGTCGACGGTGATGGGGTCACTTTCCCAAGGTGGCCGGGCGAACGCTACGCCATGGTTGACCGGAGCATGGGGTCTGGTTACTGCGATGATTGGCTTGACTTTGTTGGTTTCCGGTGGTGACCAAGCGTTACATTCTATTCAAAGCGTGACGATTGTGGCCGCAACTCCATTCCTTTTCGTGGTGTTTGCGTTGATGTTCTCTATCGTTAAGGATCTGCGTTCAGATGTTATTTATCTGGACCAGCGCGAGCAAGAGCGATTCAATCGCCAGTTGGCAATTGAGCGTCGCCATGTGCGCGAGCGTGAGGAAATCCAGCAGGCTAAGAAGCGGATGGCTCGGATGAAGCATCCAACTGGAAAGGGAGCAGCTAAGTCTGCTGCGAAAGCAGCTGATAAGGTAGCAACGAAAGCTGGACGCAAGTAG
- a CDS encoding ABC transporter permease has product MKNKRIPQEVGIIAVVIIVGAVLSFVAPAFRTVDNMMVLLLNGTVVLFLALGQSFVLLTGGIDLSVGSNIALTGVIAALTMQAGVPWWGAAIVALIVGAGVGLFNGVLVHWGNMPPFIVTFATFGISASIPKILTNGSSVPIADKMFAFFGRGSIFGIPVPVILVAIAAIMLGLYLKKAAQGVHIYAVGGNRETARLSGINVGKTTVLVYVVSGICSAFGGIITASRLMVGYPTAGAGTEQFYSIASAVVGGVSLFGGVGTILGAVFGAILIAEVSNGMNVIGVSAYWQPLVIGVIILLGVLIDSNRRNISIFSLFKKRKGTVSDGITH; this is encoded by the coding sequence ATGAAAAATAAAAGAATTCCACAAGAAGTTGGCATTATTGCGGTCGTAATAATTGTTGGTGCGGTGCTGTCATTCGTAGCACCCGCATTCCGTACGGTCGACAATATGATGGTCTTGCTTTTGAACGGAACAGTTGTTTTATTCTTAGCTTTAGGACAATCTTTCGTTCTCTTAACAGGAGGAATCGACTTATCTGTTGGTTCTAATATTGCACTGACTGGAGTTATCGCCGCATTAACTATGCAAGCTGGTGTTCCGTGGTGGGGTGCGGCGATTGTTGCTCTTATAGTGGGGGCAGGAGTGGGCCTCTTTAATGGTGTTTTAGTCCACTGGGGTAATATGCCACCATTCATCGTAACGTTTGCAACATTTGGGATATCTGCATCAATCCCAAAAATTCTTACCAATGGGTCATCTGTGCCGATCGCAGATAAAATGTTTGCATTTTTTGGCCGAGGGTCAATCTTTGGAATCCCAGTTCCGGTAATTTTAGTAGCAATTGCTGCAATCATGCTGGGCCTGTATTTGAAGAAAGCCGCTCAAGGTGTGCATATTTATGCTGTTGGTGGCAATCGTGAAACAGCGAGGTTGTCAGGCATAAACGTTGGGAAAACGACGGTACTTGTATATGTGGTTTCTGGAATTTGTTCGGCTTTTGGTGGAATCATAACTGCATCACGGTTAATGGTCGGTTATCCAACAGCTGGAGCAGGTACGGAACAGTTTTATTCGATTGCATCTGCCGTCGTCGGCGGTGTAAGCCTATTTGGTGGTGTGGGAACGATTTTAGGTGCCGTGTTTGGTGCAATTCTTATTGCGGAAGTTTCCAACGGTATGAATGTTATTGGAGTTAGTGCATACTGGCAACCACTTGTTATTGGAGTAATTATTCTCCTTGGTGTTCTTATAGATTCGAATCGACGAAATATTTCAATTTTTTCACTTTTCAAAAAACGAAAAGGAACTGTTTCCGATGGCATAACTCATTAG
- a CDS encoding substrate-binding domain-containing protein, with amino-acid sequence MKRKVILAVVAAGALSMSACGAIDTGSGEVKPAKAGDEATSLPESCTSDSPILGVLLPNLTNPYYVAMQEGFEEQGKEQGFTVDVSIANDDDSNQLAQAQALLQKKPCAIALNPVNSDPSAAIVKLANDAGVPVFNVNVGVSETAMSNQDASIVQYLGADNAGGGTVIGEQVLKDFGDDAELHVGLVTAPDQTIVVERDDAFKKALEKNSHATVDATVDGKVQLDTALNVTSSMLQGNPDMNVIFASTGPAAQGALEAVKASGRDVKVYGFCASELPLTETYPGCVAQEPKDYGKRVVDQIKTFISDGKVDAEILRPLKLFVTGETPAPGEVG; translated from the coding sequence ATGAAGCGAAAAGTTATTCTCGCTGTTGTAGCTGCAGGAGCATTATCAATGAGCGCCTGTGGAGCTATCGATACAGGATCAGGAGAGGTAAAACCCGCAAAAGCTGGTGATGAAGCTACTTCCTTACCAGAGAGCTGTACGTCAGATTCGCCAATTTTAGGAGTCTTACTGCCAAATCTAACAAATCCATATTATGTTGCTATGCAGGAAGGATTTGAAGAACAGGGTAAAGAACAAGGCTTTACTGTTGATGTTTCTATCGCCAATGACGATGATTCAAATCAGTTAGCGCAAGCACAGGCTTTACTCCAGAAAAAGCCATGTGCTATTGCATTAAATCCAGTCAATTCAGATCCATCAGCGGCAATCGTCAAACTTGCTAATGACGCAGGTGTTCCTGTGTTTAATGTGAATGTGGGTGTTTCTGAAACTGCTATGAGTAATCAAGATGCTTCAATCGTGCAATATCTTGGTGCTGATAATGCAGGTGGTGGAACAGTTATTGGTGAACAAGTACTCAAAGACTTTGGGGATGATGCTGAGCTGCATGTTGGCTTAGTAACTGCGCCAGATCAAACTATTGTAGTCGAAAGAGATGATGCCTTTAAGAAAGCACTCGAAAAGAACAGTCATGCAACAGTTGATGCGACTGTTGATGGAAAAGTTCAGCTAGATACAGCACTTAATGTGACATCATCTATGCTTCAAGGAAATCCCGACATGAATGTAATTTTTGCTTCTACGGGACCTGCTGCACAGGGGGCACTTGAAGCAGTGAAAGCGTCCGGACGAGATGTTAAAGTCTATGGTTTCTGCGCTTCAGAACTACCACTGACAGAAACATACCCTGGTTGTGTTGCGCAAGAACCAAAGGATTACGGAAAACGTGTTGTTGATCAGATCAAGACGTTTATCAGTGACGGAAAAGTTGATGCTGAAATTTTACGTCCGTTGAAGTTGTTCGTAACCGGAGAAACTCCTGCGCCAGGTGAGGTTGGCTGA
- a CDS encoding LutC/YkgG family protein produces MSAREEILQRIKDALALSQQGPAPEPPRDYIQEGEFPPGSPEVIDDLIEKLVDYTAVVETTNEAGIPDAIDKFLEDASSVVVPHGLPESWKKAAGRHDRNVQEDSREKALGNYDLDKIDAVVTASRVAISMSGTIVLDGEPDQGRRAITLVPDTHVIVLRAKDVYPTVPQAVSILDKNPTRPITWIAGPSATSDIELVRVDGVHGPRNLRVIIVTD; encoded by the coding sequence GTGAGTGCACGTGAAGAAATTTTGCAGCGTATTAAAGATGCGCTTGCTCTCTCCCAGCAGGGACCGGCACCAGAACCGCCACGGGACTACATCCAAGAAGGCGAGTTCCCACCGGGATCCCCAGAGGTTATTGACGATCTGATTGAAAAACTCGTCGATTACACGGCCGTGGTGGAAACCACGAACGAAGCAGGTATTCCGGATGCGATCGATAAGTTCCTTGAGGATGCTAGCTCTGTTGTTGTTCCACACGGTTTACCGGAATCGTGGAAGAAAGCTGCTGGGCGTCACGATCGTAACGTTCAAGAAGATTCTCGTGAAAAGGCACTCGGAAATTACGATTTGGATAAAATCGATGCGGTTGTCACCGCTTCCCGGGTAGCTATTTCGATGTCGGGCACCATTGTGCTGGATGGAGAGCCAGATCAGGGACGCCGAGCGATCACTCTGGTTCCAGATACGCATGTGATTGTGTTGCGGGCGAAGGATGTTTATCCAACAGTTCCACAGGCTGTGTCGATTTTGGATAAAAATCCAACTCGGCCGATCACGTGGATCGCTGGCCCATCAGCTACGTCGGACATCGAGCTTGTTCGTGTTGATGGCGTTCACGGACCACGTAATTTGCGAGTCATTATTGTTACTGACTGA